Part of the Catalinimonas alkaloidigena genome is shown below.
AATGTTCAAAACATAGGTGAGCTCAAAGCTATCAATCAGCTTAGAGGAACGTTTGTACTAGAAGGAGATAAAGGAAATGCCGAAGTTTTCTTTAGTCTATCGCCTGAGAAAAACCCTAAAGTACAGGCTATCAACATTCGACTTTTAGACTAATTGATTCGGTTAATAACTAAATCGTTACGCAATGCTCATGAAATTATCCCGAAGAAACTTCCTCCAGCGCAGTGTGTATTTGTCCGCCGCTACCGCTTTGCCTCTGCCAACACTATCTTACGTGCTTAAGGCCTCAAAGGTCATGACGGTGGGTGGCTCCATCAAAGCGAGCCATATGGGCATGTCACTCATCCATGAACATGTTCTGGTAGATTTCATTGGAGCAGAAAAGATAAGTTTTGACCGTTGGGACAGAGTGCAGGTGGTAAAAAAGGTTTTACCTTATCTTAAGGAGATCAAAGGCCTGGGGATAAAAACATTGGTAGAATGTACTCCTGCTTATCTGGGTAGAGATGTGCACCTGCTGGAAGAACTTTCTGAGCAGAGTGAACTAAATATCATCACAAACACCGGCTATTATGGCGCACGAAATAATCAGCACCTACCACAACATGCCTTTACAGAAAATGCCGAACAACTGGCAGACCGTTGGATCAAAGAATTTGAGAATGGCATAGATGGTAGCAGCATCAAACCGGGTTTCATGAAGATTGGCGTGGATAATGGTCCGCTATCAGATATGCATCGCAAACTGGTAAGAGCAGCAGCGATCACCCATAAAGCCACCGGACTTACCATTGCCTCTCATACCGGTCCGGCACTACCTGCATTTGAAGAGATGGAAATACTCAATGAAGAAGGCATTGCCCTCAATGCGTTTATCTGGGTACATGCCCAGCATGAAGAGGATAGCCAAAAGCATGTGGAAGCTGCTCAGCAAGGAGCCTGGGTAAGTCTGGATGGCCTCAGTGAAAGCAGTGTAGAAAGATATACGGAAATATTAAAGCTACTCAAAGCCAATAAGTTGTTGGATAAAGTATTGCTTTCCCATGATGCCGGTTGGTACAGGCCCGGGGAAGTTGAAGGCGGACAATTCAGGGCGTACACTGATATTTTTGAATTTATGCTGCCTGCCATGCGTGAGAACGGCTTCAGTGAAAAAGAAATCAGAACCATTTTCGTCAGCAACCCTTCTAAAGCTTTTACAATTTCTAAACGGCTGGTTTAATTTTTCTCACATCATGAAAAATTTTCAATTCTGGATAATATTTCCTTTGACTTACTGTCCTTCTGGGCTGCACCCCGGGGAGGAAACTTGTTTGGACTTGTATAAAAATTGGAGATGAACGCGAAAAGGGTGGATTGAGGCAGGTATTTTAAACAACCCTTTGTTTTGGTTTCTATACTTAATTCATTTTACTAAAAAGGCCCATTCGCGACACGCAGTGTTGGATGACATGAAGTGGGTCACAGTGTAGGTAATAAGTTCGCTTGACCGTATACCTATTCTTTTTGAACTATTGATTTAACACAAGTCTTAGCCAACTGCTTTTGCCGTAATACTAAAGCAAAGTACTATTTCCCAAGTTACTGCTATAGCTTCTGCTGAGCTTGCCGGACCGGAAGAATGGATTATCATATTTCTTTCAAGCAAGACTGGAAGGTAATGGCAGAGAGAAAGTGATGAACTCACATATTCGGCAAAGCGATCTGCTGGCTGAAATGCAGAATAAGCATGCGCTCTTGTAAATTTTCACAAAGCGCATATAAGCAATATGTGAATCATAAAGGCTTAAGCAGTTAAGACATGGCTTTGTAGCAAATTTTACTCTTTGATTACACACTTTGTTCCATTTCCTCTACCTGACGAAATAACCATCATAATTGTTGACCCTTGCATTCTTGATGGGGAACTCATCTTCAGGATGATCGGTATCTAGAAAATCTACCAGAGGTTCCCACTGATTACCCTCACATAGATTTACGACCAACAGATCATCTTCTCTGTTTTTAAAGTAATCAAGCACATCTTTGTGATGTCGATGATATGCTTCCCTAAAGAGCTCTTCGTCAAATTTGACTGTCCTGTAAATGGTTTGTCTGAGTTTAATAACCTTAAAAGGGACCTTATGTAGTGGCCAGTTGAAGCGTGGATACTTACTACAGGACTCCAGCCATTCGTCTATATCTCGGATAGTCAGTATAAACTTACTGCCAGGATATGATTTATCCAGTTCTTTGTAAAAAGGGATGACCGAAATATCAGTAAAAGCATCATATTCATCTAGAAGATGTTTTTTAATGCCGTAAAGTTTGTGGGGAAAATATTTTAATGAAGGATAATCATTGGTACGATACTTTAGGATTTTTAAAGCACTAGCCAGACTTGTAGTCGCAGTTTTGGAAAGTCCCAGGCCAAATATCTTGTTTACAGTCAAAGTTTAGGATGATTTATATTATTAAAATTCATCCTCCTAACAAGATAAAACCATACCAGACCTTTAGTCGGAAGTAAGTTTTTTTAAGTTTTATCATTGAATTGAAACATAAAATTATGATTTACAGATGTTTATACCACTTAATTCAGTTAAAATTTTGACTTTTTAAATGGGTTTCTGTTAAGCGCTGAAAAATATTTTTTCTCACTACTACTTTTTTTCTAACAATCACAGCGATTATCAATTTTCTATATTTAGCCAACACAAATTTATTATTATGGACAGTACCCTACTCATAGTCATCACCTGCGTCATCCTACTCTTGCTAATCGTTCCATTATTATTTTTTGTAAGAAGAAGGGTGGACCTGAGTACGGAAAATGATGTGCTGGTCATGAAATATCCTTTGAGTACAAATAAAATTGACCTCAATAGTGAATTACAAAGTTGGGAATTACAGGAAGCTAATTATCTTTGGTGGGGAAAATTTCATGCTGTACATATGATTTTTAAAAGTGGAAAACAAAGAAACATTAGCTCTATCTTCAATCAATCTAACTTTGATGTGCTTTATCGCTTCCTGGAAAGCAGGTTTGCCGAGCGAAAAATTACTAAAACGTGATTTATTTAAACTACATTATTGCTGCACAAGTAGCATTTACCAAAGCCGAATCACTTGTTTATTATTTATGACCGATGCGCAACAATTGAACTGAAACCCAGTTTTACTTGTAGTCATTAGTTATTAAACATCAAAGGCTAAGGATCTTTTTAACTACCTCTCTTTTTTACTTTTATGCTAGTTTACAATAGTAAATTTTAAGGAAACTAGCTAGTTAGGATTATCTACCTAAAGTGCTTATGTTTAACCAATTCAATTACTTTGAATAAGTCTTCTTTTTAACTTTTCTATGAAATTCATTAATAAAGACAATTCCATTTTCTTCTCAACTTTAAGAACAAGAGTAAATCAGTATTTCACTGAAAATAACATTTCCCGCTATGGCAATAGAGAAATGGTTATTAAATCAGTAGTATTGATCAGCCTATATCTCGCTGCTTATATTTGTATACTTACCCTCCCCTGGGCTGCTTACTTACTCATTCCTTTCGCGCTTATTATGGGCATCGCAAAATCTGGCATTGGTATGACAGTTATGCATGATGCTTTGCATGGTTCTTATTCTAAAAATAAAGTTGTCAACAAGCTAATGGGTAATAGCATATACCTACTGGGAGCCAATGCCAACGTCTGGAAAATACAGCACAACCTACATCACCATACCTACACCAACATACATGGAAAAGATGAGGACATCAATACCAAAGTTGTAATCAGATTGTCTAAGCATGCACCTCGTAAAGCTTTTCATGCATATCAACACCTTTACGTCTGGTTCTTGTATGGACTGATGACCTTATTAATGTTCAGCAATGATTTTTATAAGCTGCTGAGATATCACAAAGCAGGAGAGTTTAAAGGAAAACGCGCCAGCATTGATCGTGAATATCTGAATTTGATCGGCCTGAAGTTAGTTTACGTGTTCTTCATGTTAATATTGCCGGTACTCGTAACTTCGCTTTTGTGGTGGCAGGTTTTGATTGGTTTTCTCATCATGCATCTGACAGCAGGCTTTATACTCTCTACGATATTTCAGATGGCCCATATTGTAGAAGGTACTGATCAGCCTCTGCCCAATGCTGAAGGAAATATGGAAAACGAGTGGGCAATTCATCAATTAAATACCACCGCTAATTTTGCACGTGATAACCGGGTATTGAACTGGTTTATTGGTGGACTGAATTATCAGATTGAGCACCATCTATTTCCTAATATTTGTCATGTGCATTATCGTAAGATTTCAGAGATTGTTGAAGAAACTGCCGCTGAGTTTCAACTCCCTTACAATGTAAAACCTACCTTCAGTGATGCTATTTTCTCACACATTAAAGCCCTGAAGCAGCTTGGTACTTATCCTGCGTAATTCTAGCTAGCTAACTTTTCTGGTCAGTAAATATACGATATAGAAGCTATCATTTTGTTTAAGGAATAGTGCACGGCACGCTGAGATTATCCTGCAAGAGTCCATCTAATTATCTATATTGTTAGATAGATAATTAATGATTTTTGCAAATGAGGAATATAATAATACTCATAACCTATTTTCTACTATTCTCCCATTTAGGATTCTCTCAGGGCATAAGTATAAATGAAGAAAATCCTCGTTTCTGGTCTTACAACGGACAGCCAATTGTACTGTTGGGAGGATCAGTAGAAGACAACCTATTTCAGTATCGGGAACTGGAGCCTCATCTCGACTTATTACAAAAGTCAGGAGGTAACTATGTCCGTTGCACCATGTCTAGCCGGGATGAAGGAAATCTGTGGCCCTTTGCCAGAAATGAAGAAGGCCAGTACGACCTGGATAAGTTTAATGAAGCATATTGGGAGCGTTTCGCTAATTTTCTGCAACTAAGTGCAGAGCGGGATATCATCGTACAAATAGAGCTGTGGGCAACTTTTGACTTTTATAGAGAGATCTGGGATATTAATCCTTTTAACCCTAAAAACAATGTCAACTATGACATTAAGCGGAGCAAGCTTAGTGTAGAAGTAGACTCACATCCCATCTACACCGAGAATAACTTCTTCCGGTCTGTACCTTCTCAAATGAGCCTTTTTAGAGTACTGGAGTACCAGCAGAAGTTTGTGGATAAGCTGCTTGAGCATAGCCTGCAATATGATCATGTTTTGTATTGTATGGACAACGAAACCAGTGTCACCGCTGATTGGGGAAAGTTCTGGTCGGACTATACCAAAAAGGTAGCGCAGGAAACACATAACAAAAAAGTGTATACTACAGAGATGTGGGACCCCTGGGACCTGAACCATGTGGCACATCGCTCTACCATGGACCATCCTGAGATTTATGATTTTGTTGATATTTCTCAGAACAACCACAATAAAGGGCAGCTTCACTGGGATAATGGGCTAAAGCAAATAGAACGAATCCACCGGTCTGAGCATCCCCGACCGCTTAATAATGTAAAAGTCTATGGAGCGGAGGGCAACAAATTTGGTCACAACAATCAGGACGCAATTGAACGCTTTGTGCGAAACATACTGCTGGGTGCTGCCTCTACCCGTTTTCATCGTCCACCTTCCGGCCTGGGGCTTAACGACACCGCCCAGATAGTGATTCAGAATATGCGCAAGGTGATCAATAGTTACGACCATTTCAATGCTGAAACATGTTCGCACCTATTGAAGGAAAGAGAAGAGAACGAAGCTTATCTGAGAGCCAATGCCAATAAAGCTTATGCACTATACTTTACACAAGGCGGTGAGGTAAAGCTGGATCTAAGCAAAATGGGTAAAGAGGCTACAATCCAGTGGGTCAACCTGCTTGAAAAACAATGGCCAAAGCCAGAGCGCCTGACCTTAAATGCCAACACAAGTATCACTGCTCCCGATGCAGGAAACTGGATAGCCATCATCAAAGCAAATCTATAAGCGAAAAACCCTTAAAGCGGTGAAATTTAGTCTGATACTTATTTTGACGGTTTGTTCACTCACCACTTATGCACAACGCAGGATCAGTCTTTATTATGATTCTGCCTGGGCACTCAATAGTAAGGCGCAGGCCAGTTACTTCAGAAATGCCTGGATAGATACTACTTATTATGTCTTTCTGGGCCCGGTGCTGGATTATTATGTAGAAGGTAAACTTGCGATGCAAGGCAAGTATGTGGCAGGCAAAAAGTCAGGAACCTTTACCTTCTACTACCTTAATGGTGAGAAAAAAATCCAAGGGGATTTTCAGGACAACCAAATGGTAGGCATTTGGAATTACTTTTATCCTGATGGAATTCCTAAACAAAGTATAGCGTATACAGATAATGATTTTAAGGTACTTTCTTATCATGATAAAGGTGGCACGCAAAAAGTGAAAGATGGCAATGGACTCTGGGAGGGATTCTACTTTTCACATACTATAAAAGACACCATACATATCACAGGTAATGTAAAAAATGGCTTTAAAGATGGCTGGTGGGTATATTTTGACGACAGTGGAATAAGGTTATATGAAGAAAAGTACAAAGATGGTAAGTTCAAGTCAGGAAAGACTTATACTTCATCAGGTGCAGTAACCGGAAAAATTAACACTCCTTTGGGGAAAAAGGTCCTTATGCCTCATAGCATTAGCTATACAGAAAGATTTGTCTACGCACCCAATGTCATTAAGAATGAATATCCTTACCTGAAGTTTTTACCAGATGAAGTAAAACAATATTTTGATCAAAATTGGAAGAAGTGCGATAAAGATAAAGCTACTTATTACCGCATTACTAACGAAGTGAATGCCGAAAGCACCAGTGGAAATATTACTGATTTCTGGATGAATGACAATATCTACCGTAAAGGGAGGTATATCAATGGTAAAAAAAAAGGTTATTTTGTCTATTATCATGAGAGTGGGAATACGAAATCCGAGGGCAGATACAGTAATGACAAAAGAGTAGGTGCATGGAAGTATTATTATGAAGATGGAAGCCCATGGCAAAATGTATATTATGAAAAAGGACAGCGCTATGTTGATCAGTACTGGAATGAGCAGGGCAAATTAAAAGTTGATCTGGGAAGTGGAGAGTATGAAGATATCTACGAGTATAATTCAATCACACTCCGGGAGATAGGCAGTTTTACAGAGTATCAAAAAGATGGTATCTGGAAAGGCTATACCCAGGAAGGAGAGTTGTATTTTGAGGAGCGGTATAAAAATGGAGAGCTATTACAAGCCCATAGTTTTGACGAAGAGGGTAATAAAATACCTTATCAGAAGAAAATTGAATACGCGGCCCCGAGCGATGGACTGGATGCTTTTTATAAATTTGTTGAAAAAGAAATGAAATATCCTACTTATACACGCCAGAAATATATTCAGGGTAAAGTGCTGATTAAGGTTGTAGTAGATAAAAATGGTAAATTACTGGAGGCAAAAGCCATCAGCTCACCTCATCAAGTCCTTAGCGAAGAAGCAGTAAGTGTGGTTAAAAAATATAATAAATGGAAATCAGGTAAAGAAATGGGAAAGCCTGTTCAGATGTTTTTTATTATACCGCTTACCTATGATCTTTCAGGAAGTCCTGCATCAACATTCAATTAAAATTAATCATTATGCCAGTTGATCCTACACCATGCGAACATTTTGACAAAGAGCAAATCAAGAGCGCTTCAAAAATGGAGTGCCAGGAGTGCGTAAAAACCGGTGATCCCTGGGTACACCTGAGGGTGTGCCAGACTTGTGGCGGTGTACATTGCTGCAATAGTTCTGTCAACAAGCACGCCACTAAGCACTATCATGACACTGGTCATCCGGTAGTGATTTCAGCTGAACCGGGAGAACATTGGGCCTGGTGTTATGAGGATGATAAATTTATGCCTTATTGAACGAAGGTGGTAAACTGAAATCCGGAGACCGGGTACTGCTTTGAACTATCCGGTCTAACGAAGCCTCCAATTAATGTTTAAGGATAGTAAACTCGACTCTACGATTGATCTGACGGTTTTCATCACTGTCATTAGGAACTTTAGGTTTGCTTTCTCCATAACCTTTTGCTTTTACCCGTTGTTCGTCTATCCAGTGGTCAATCAAATATTTTACTACAGACTCTGCCCTGCCCTGCGACAATTTTTCATTGTACTCATCAGTGCCCTTATCATCTGTATGTCCGGCAATTTCAACTTCCAGTTTAGGATTTTCCTGTAAAAACTCTCCTATCTGGTCCAGTTCAGGAAATGACTCCGGACTAAGTGTAGATTCGTTGTTGTCAAAAAAGATATTATTTATCCTTACAGATACACCAACTTCAATAGGTTTTAGAAAGATTTCCTTATAAAAAACAGTATCTGATTGAATATCACCGTAAACCATCACACTGTCTTCATATTTGAAAAATCCTTCAGCATTCACCTCAAGATGGTATTTTGCAGTATCGGAGAGCGCAGTACCAAACTCTCCATTATCAGGGCTACTTTTTAGTACACCTACTACTTCCCCCGCTTTGCTATATCTTATATTGGCCTGCACCGGTTCCCAGCTTTCTTTATGCATGACAAAACCTTCCAACCTTATTTTGGGCTCTTCTTTGAAAATTCGTTTTAATGAAAATATGTCCAGATGACCGCCATCGGCAGACATAAAAGCTCGAGTAGTGAATACAAGTGTATCATTCAGCCCCACCGAGTAGTAGGCGTCAAACCCACTAGTATTGACCGGGGCACCAATATTTTGGGGTTCAGACCATTTTAACCAGCTATCGTCTAATCGCTGCGCTTCATACACATCCATATTGCCAAATCCCCCTCCACGGTTGCTCGCAAAGTATAAGGTTTTATTGTCGGGAGCGAGATAGGGACCAAACTCATCCATGTGTGTATTCAAACTTTTGATCAATGCCGGGCGTGTCCATTGCATATCACCCTGATTGTAGCTGATGTACAGGTCACTGTATTTGCTTTTGGGTCTTTCACTAAAATATAATAGCAAAACTTTGTCATCATAAGAAAGAAAAGCTCCATTGAACTGACCTTTGCACATATTTTCAAAGTCCGGTATGTCCAGCGCTTCCGGTTTTTGCCAGATCCCGTTTTCTTTTTCACAGATTGAGAACCCTAGATCCTCGCTCCCATTACCCCCACGAATCAGCAAACGGTTGCCATCCAGCGACACACTTAAAACCTGATTGTATCGGTTTTTATTGAACGGCTTATCCATATGTATTGATTTAGACCAATTTCCGGATGAGTCTTTTACAGCGTACCAGATATCCTGACTGCCTTCCACACCTTTAGTATTTTCAGGATGATTAGTTATTGTAAAATAAAGTGTATTTCCGTCAGGACTCACAATGGGAGTAGAATCATGGTAAGTACTATTTACATCTCTTCCAATATTGACCA
Proteins encoded:
- a CDS encoding phosphotriesterase family protein; translated protein: MLMKLSRRNFLQRSVYLSAATALPLPTLSYVLKASKVMTVGGSIKASHMGMSLIHEHVLVDFIGAEKISFDRWDRVQVVKKVLPYLKEIKGLGIKTLVECTPAYLGRDVHLLEELSEQSELNIITNTGYYGARNNQHLPQHAFTENAEQLADRWIKEFENGIDGSSIKPGFMKIGVDNGPLSDMHRKLVRAAAITHKATGLTIASHTGPALPAFEEMEILNEEGIALNAFIWVHAQHEEDSQKHVEAAQQGAWVSLDGLSESSVERYTEILKLLKANKLLDKVLLSHDAGWYRPGEVEGGQFRAYTDIFEFMLPAMRENGFSEKEIRTIFVSNPSKAFTISKRLV
- a CDS encoding sulfotransferase family protein, encoding MTVNKIFGLGLSKTATTSLASALKILKYRTNDYPSLKYFPHKLYGIKKHLLDEYDAFTDISVIPFYKELDKSYPGSKFILTIRDIDEWLESCSKYPRFNWPLHKVPFKVIKLRQTIYRTVKFDEELFREAYHRHHKDVLDYFKNREDDLLVVNLCEGNQWEPLVDFLDTDHPEDEFPIKNARVNNYDGYFVR
- a CDS encoding fatty acid desaturase family protein, with product MKFINKDNSIFFSTLRTRVNQYFTENNISRYGNREMVIKSVVLISLYLAAYICILTLPWAAYLLIPFALIMGIAKSGIGMTVMHDALHGSYSKNKVVNKLMGNSIYLLGANANVWKIQHNLHHHTYTNIHGKDEDINTKVVIRLSKHAPRKAFHAYQHLYVWFLYGLMTLLMFSNDFYKLLRYHKAGEFKGKRASIDREYLNLIGLKLVYVFFMLILPVLVTSLLWWQVLIGFLIMHLTAGFILSTIFQMAHIVEGTDQPLPNAEGNMENEWAIHQLNTTANFARDNRVLNWFIGGLNYQIEHHLFPNICHVHYRKISEIVEETAAEFQLPYNVKPTFSDAIFSHIKALKQLGTYPA
- a CDS encoding energy transducer TonB, whose protein sequence is MKFSLILILTVCSLTTYAQRRISLYYDSAWALNSKAQASYFRNAWIDTTYYVFLGPVLDYYVEGKLAMQGKYVAGKKSGTFTFYYLNGEKKIQGDFQDNQMVGIWNYFYPDGIPKQSIAYTDNDFKVLSYHDKGGTQKVKDGNGLWEGFYFSHTIKDTIHITGNVKNGFKDGWWVYFDDSGIRLYEEKYKDGKFKSGKTYTSSGAVTGKINTPLGKKVLMPHSISYTERFVYAPNVIKNEYPYLKFLPDEVKQYFDQNWKKCDKDKATYYRITNEVNAESTSGNITDFWMNDNIYRKGRYINGKKKGYFVYYHESGNTKSEGRYSNDKRVGAWKYYYEDGSPWQNVYYEKGQRYVDQYWNEQGKLKVDLGSGEYEDIYEYNSITLREIGSFTEYQKDGIWKGYTQEGELYFEERYKNGELLQAHSFDEEGNKIPYQKKIEYAAPSDGLDAFYKFVEKEMKYPTYTRQKYIQGKVLIKVVVDKNGKLLEAKAISSPHQVLSEEAVSVVKKYNKWKSGKEMGKPVQMFFIIPLTYDLSGSPASTFN
- a CDS encoding UBP-type zinc finger domain-containing protein, with amino-acid sequence MPVDPTPCEHFDKEQIKSASKMECQECVKTGDPWVHLRVCQTCGGVHCCNSSVNKHATKHYHDTGHPVVISAEPGEHWAWCYEDDKFMPY
- a CDS encoding OmpA family protein translates to MMLKNFYLYLVLMMYGLPQVNAQKVVEYELVNIGRDVNSTYHDSTPIVSPDGNTLYFTITNHPENTKGVEGSQDIWYAVKDSSGNWSKSIHMDKPFNKNRYNQVLSVSLDGNRLLIRGGNGSEDLGFSICEKENGIWQKPEALDIPDFENMCKGQFNGAFLSYDDKVLLLYFSERPKSKYSDLYISYNQGDMQWTRPALIKSLNTHMDEFGPYLAPDNKTLYFASNRGGGFGNMDVYEAQRLDDSWLKWSEPQNIGAPVNTSGFDAYYSVGLNDTLVFTTRAFMSADGGHLDIFSLKRIFKEEPKIRLEGFVMHKESWEPVQANIRYSKAGEVVGVLKSSPDNGEFGTALSDTAKYHLEVNAEGFFKYEDSVMVYGDIQSDTVFYKEIFLKPIEVGVSVRINNIFFDNNESTLSPESFPELDQIGEFLQENPKLEVEIAGHTDDKGTDEYNEKLSQGRAESVVKYLIDHWIDEQRVKAKGYGESKPKVPNDSDENRQINRRVEFTILKH